The genomic DNA gagtctattatagagatgtCATAGCAGCCCacgttagagtctattatagatagattatagcagcgtatgttagagtctattatagagagagTATAGCAGTTTATGTTAGATTCTATGATAGAGATGTTATAGCAGTGtattttagagtctattatagagatgcTATggcagcgtatgttagagtctatgaTAGAGATGTTATATCAACatatgttagagtctattgtaGAGAGATTATAACCGCGTATGTTAGAGCCTATTTCAGAAAGATTATAGCAGCAtttgttagagtctattatagagagattatagcatCTTATGTTAGAGTCTATGATAGAGATgttatagcagcgtatgttagagtctattatagagagattatagcagtgtatgttagagtctattatagagatgttATAGCAGCGTATTTTAGAGTCTACTGTGGAGATGTTATggcagcgtatgttagagtctatgatagagagattatagcagtgtatgttagagtctattgtaGAGAGATTATAACAGCGTATGTTAGAGTATATTATCGAGAGATTATAACAGCGTaagttagagtctattatagagatgttatagcagcgtatgttagagtctattatagagagctTATAGCtgcgtatgttagagtctattgtagagatgttatagcagcgcatgttagagtctattatggAGATGTTATAACAgagtatgttagagtctattatagagatgttatagcagcgtatgttagagtctattatagagagagTATAGCAGTTTATGTTAGATTCTATGATAGAGATGTTATAGCAGTGtattttagagtctattatagagatgttatagcagcgtatgttagagtatgttatagagagattatagcagcgtatgttagTCTATTATAGAGATGCTATggcagcgtatgttagagtctatgaTAGAGATGTTATATCAACatatgttagagtctattgtaGAGAGATTATAACAGCGTATGTTAGAGCCTATTTCAGAGAGattatagcagcgtatgttagagtctattatagagagattatagcatCTTATGTTAGAGTCTATGATAGAGATGTTAaagcagcgtatgttagagtttattatagagagattatagcagtgtatgttagagtctattatagagatgttATAGCAGCGTATTTTAGAGTCTACTGTGGAGATGTTATGGCAGCGTATGTTCGAGTCTATGATAGAGATGTTATAGCAACATATGTGAGAGTTtattatagagagattataaCAGAGTTTATTAGAGTTTATTATGGAGAGATTatagcagtgtatgttagagtctattgtaGAGAGATTATAacagcgtatgttagagtctattatagagatgtCATAGCAGCGTATGTTAAAGTCTATTATAGATAGattatagcagcgtatgttagagtctattatagagagagtatagcagcgtatgttagagtctattatagagaaggtatagcagcgtatgttagagtctacTATAGAGAAattatagcagcgtatgttagagtgtattatagagagattatagcagcatatgttagagtctattatagagagattatagcagtGTATGTTAGATTCTATTTTAGAGAAATTATAacagcgtatgttagagtctattatggagatgttatagcagcgtatgttagagtttgttatagagagattatagtagcgtatgttagagtctattatcgAGAAATTAgagcagcgtatgttagagtctattatcgTGAGATTatagcagtgtatgttagagtctattatagagagattataacagcgtatgttagagtatattatagagagattataaCAGCGTaagttagagtctattatagagatgttATCGCAGCGTATGTTCGAATCTAttatagagatgttattacagcgtatgttagagtctattatagagagattatagcagcgtatgttagagtctattgtagagatgttatagcagcgcatgttagagtctattatggAGATGTTATAACAgagtatgttagagtctattatagagatgttATAACAGTGTTTGTTAGACTCTATTATGGAGAAGATatagcagtgtatgttagagtctattttAGAAATGTTATAACAGCGTATGTTAGAGTCAATTATACAGAGATTATAGCAGCGTATGTTGGAGTCTtttatagagagattatagcagcgtatgttagTGTCTATTGTTGAGATgttatagcagcgtatgttagagtctattgttgagatgttatagcagcgtatgttagagtccattatagagatgttataacagcatatgttagagtctattatagagagattatagcagcgtatgttagagtctattgtTGAAATGTTATAGCAGCGTATGTAAGTGTCTATTATAGAGATgttatagcagcgtatgttagagtctattatagagagattatagcagtGTATGTTAaagtctattatagagagattataaCAGCATATGTttgagtctattatagagagattatagcagcgtatgttagagtctattatagagatgttATAACAGCGTATGTTCGAGTCTATTATAGAGGTGTTatagcagtgtatgttagagtctactatagagagattatagcagcgtatgttagagtgTATTATAGAGATGTTATAGCAGCATATGTTAGAGTTTAttatagagattagattagattattagtactgtgtggaaacaggcccttcggcccaacacttccacaccgacccgccgaagcgaaacccacccatacccctacatttaccccttacctaacactacgggcaatttagcatggccaattcacctgaccctgcacatctttggactgtgggaggaaaccggagcacccggaggaaacccacgcagacacggggagaacgtgcaaactccacacagtcagtcgcctgaggcaggaattgaacccaggtcttaggcgctgtgaggcagcagtgctaaccactgtgccaccgtgccaccgtgccgcccatggaaggagaaacacagtcgatgttatagcagcgtatgttaAAGTGTATTATAGAGATattatagcagcgtatgttagagACTATTATAGAGATATTTTCACTGCGTATGTTAGAGTTtattatagagagattatagcagtGTATGTtcgggagacactgaatgaatacttttcgtcagtattcaatcaggaacaggacattgttgtcaatgtgagtactgagtcacaattaagtagaatggatggctttgagttatgtagagaagaggtgttggaaattctggaaagggtgaaaatagataagtcccctgggcctgatggcatttatcctaggattctctgggaagcaagggaggagattgcagagccattggccttgatttttatgtcctcgttgtctacaggagtagtgccagaagattggaggctagcaaatgtgattcccttgttcaagaaggggagtagggataaccctagtaactataggccggtgagtctcacttctgttgtgggcaaaatcttagagagaattgtaagggataggatttatgaacatctggataggaataatgtgatcaaggatagtcagcacggttttgtgaagggcaggtcgtgcctcacaaaccttattgaattctttgagaaggtaactaacattgctgtttgtcatttttataaatgacctggaggaggggttagaaggttgggtgagtaagtttgcggatgatacgaaagtcggaggagttgtagacagtgaggaaggatgtggcaggttacagcgggatatagagagattatagcagcgtatgttagagtctattatagagatgttatagcagcgtatgttaACGTGTATTATAGACATgttatagcagcgtatgttagagtctattatagagagattatagcaaCGTATGTTTGAGTCTATTATGGAGAGattatagcagcgtatgttagagtctattatagagatgttATAACAGCGTATGTTAGAGTCCATTATAGAGAAgttatagcagcgtatgttagagtctactatagagatgttataacagcatatgttagagtctattatagagatgttATAGCAACATATGTTAGAGTCCATTAATAGAGATattatagcagcgtatgttaAAGTGTATTATAGAGATATTGtagcagtgtatgttagagtctattatagagagattatagccgcgtatgttagagtctattatagagatcttatagcagcgtatgttagagtctattatggAGATCTTATAACtgcgtatgttagagtctattatagagtgattatagcagtgtatgttagagtctattatggAGATATTATAGAAGTGTATTTAAAAGTACACAATATGATGAAGTCGAGTCAACAGGTCTTCGTGAAGGGGAaggaatcatgcctgacaaagagAAGATATCATCGGTTTATATTTACTGAGGGTAACACACATTATTCTGCTTAGTAAGACATGGAGCCAGGTTGTTGGAGCTGTTGTACATTAACCTGGATGGAGATGGCTATCTAATAGAAGACAGGTGAATTGGGATAAAggatcattttcaggatggtatcTTTTATCCAGTCATGTGTCGCTGAGCCACAATTTTgcatgacacaaaaattggtgggaaggcaagtggtgaggacgTCCCAAAGAGTCTGTGGTGGGAAACGCCACATTAAAAGAATGGGCAACAGCtttgcagatgaaatataatgtgagaaaatgtgaggccCTGCATGAAGATTGGAAGAATAGAGcagcttttgtttttttctcaaacAGAGAAGGGGGTGTAGGATTCTGTACTGCAGACGGCTGTCAAGGTTATGGTTATTACATTCAGTGCTGTGATagatttgtaatcagtaaggggtatgagaagggcttatgcccgaaacgtcgattctcctgttccctggatgctgcctgacctgctgcgcttttccagcaacacattttcagctcagtatgaGAAAATAAGTAGAGTTTAGGATTATCTAGTCagcgatgatctcattgaatgacataGCAAGTgctgtgctgaatggcctacttatagagtcatgcagcacagaaacaggcccttcggcccaactcatccattctgaccaaGTTTCCGAAACTGAAGtcgttccatttgcctgtgtttggcccatatcccttttaacCATTCATcaccatgcacctgtccaaatatctcttaaatgttgtaattgcactcacCTCTATCCCTTCTGCTTCAATAACTTattgtcttgtggtcttatgctTTACAAATTCATTCTTTATTTTGTAGAATAGATGAAGGGGAACCAATTGATGCAGCATACTTATATTCAAAAAGCTATTTGATTAGATAGTGTCCAAGTGGTTAAAAGGCAAGAAGAGGACTCTTGGAGCTGGTGCTAAAAAATTGTGTGTATGGAGAATTGGTTATtgacatgatttggagttggactggggtggacaaagttaaaaatcactcaacaccgggttatagtccaacaggtttaattggaagcactagctttcggagcgccgctccttcatcaggtggttgtggactacacaattgtaagacacagaatttatagcaaaagtttacagtgtgatgtaactgaaattgtacattgaaaaataccttgattgtttgttaagtctctcatctgttagaatgaccacgatagtttcacttctttcataggtaaatcacaaaactttttaaaaagtttacattctcaggttaactgtaacaaatgGTGTCAACCAggtaatatgttgaaggtgttagccccctgtgttctctgtctgtgccacaatgtttagactgattctaatctaaaaagtgtgtgtctggggtggggggttgtaagtgtctgtgagagagtatgtgtatgagtataaagtggtctaagtctgtgagagggtgcatgtgtgagtgtgggagtgtgtgtgtctgtaggagtgtgtgtgagtgtctgtgtgcatgtctgtgtNNNNNagatgtacagcatggaaacagaccctttggtccaacctgtccatgccgaccagatattccaacccaatctagtcccacctgccagcacccagcccatatccctccaaacccttcctattcatatacccatccaaatgcctcttaaatgttgcaattgtaccagcctccaccacttccctagcagctcattccatacacataccaccctctgcgtgaaaaagttgccccttaggtctcttttatatcttccccttctcaccctaaaccccctatgccctctagttatgggcTCACcaatcccaaggaaaagactttgcctattcatcctatccatgcccctcataattttgtaaacgtctataaggttacccctcagcctccgacgctccagggaaaacagccccagcctgttcagcctctctccatagctcaaatcctccaaccctggcagcatccttgtaaatcttttctgaactctttgaacatctttccgataggaaaatctgctggccccaaagtgtgtgtgtgtatagtgcaatggtgatcacctgtaatgtgacatgaccccaaggtcccagttgaggccctccctatgggtaccgaacctagctatcagcctctgctcagccacttttcgctgctgcctgtcccgaagtccaccttggaggatggtcacccgaaagtcCAAGGTCGAatatcctggaccgctgaagtgttccccaactgggagggaaccctcctgtctgttgattgttgtgcggtgcccattcatctgttgtcgtagcctttgctcagtttccccaatgtccCATGCCTcatggcatccttgcctgcaacgtataagatagacaacattgtctgagtcacatgagtacctgccatgtacaaggtgggaggtgtcctcacgcgtaatagtggtatctatgtccacaatcgcACACGtcttgcatgaatccatgtaagactctgttaattcactttttagattagaatcagtctaaacattatggcacagacagggaacacagggggctaacaccttcaacatgttgtctggttgacaccaattgttacagttaacctgagtatttaacttttaaaaaacgttttgtgatttacgtatgaaagaagtgaaactatcatgatattcgaacagatgagagactcaacaaacaatcaaggtatttttcaatgtataatttcagttacatcacactgtaaatttttgttataaattctgtgccttacaattgtgtcctccacaatcacctgatgaaggagcggcgctccgaaagctagtgtgcttccaattagacctgttggactataacctggtgttgtgtgatttttaacttggttattgacagaaagcaaagagtgagtGTAAATGAGATATTTTCAAGTTGGCAGTCTGAGTAGTGAGGTGTGATAACTATCATTGTTGAAATCTGAGCTATTAATAGTCCATTTTATTGACCTAGACTCAGAAACGGAGAGTAATAAATGTAAACTTGCTGACATTACGAAGTAAAGTCAAAATGCAAGTTGTAAGAAGACGACCAAGAGCCTGAAAAAAATATACAAATGGGTTAAGTGAGTGGGGAACAAgatgacagatggagtataatgtgaggaAGTATGAGGTTATTGACTTTGCTCATCAGAATCGAAAAACAGAATGTTTTTAAAggtgtgaaacttgtaaatattAGTGTTCAGAGATGGTAGCAAGTTAACATCCAGGAACAGAAGGCAATGGAAGCAAATGACATATTGGTCTTGATTGCAAGGGGCCTAGAGAGTTCAGGCATAAAAAAATCTTGTTACAGTTGTACTCTGTTTGATGTAAacccatctggagtactgtgtgggtACTGGGCCTGGATTTTTGTGTGAGCTCAGAAAAGCCTGACCTCAAGTGAATTCCAAAATGCACACATCACCAATGTGTAACATTGCTGGGGTATTTTGTGTTTTCAACCAAAAATTGGGTTCACAgtgcatttcatagaatccctatagtgtggaagcaggccccaacaagtccacaccgaccctctgaagagtaacccacctagacccatacCTCTACACTATTATCCTGTTTTTATCCCTGagcattacgggcaatttagtgtggccacttcacctaactgcgcatctttggactgtgggaggaaaccggagcacccggaggaacctcacgcagacacgaggagaacgtgcaaactccacacagacagacagccaaggctggaatcaaacctgggaccctggtgctgtgaggcagcagtgttaaccactgagccaccatgctgccctgaaccagtgtgtgtgtgtgtgtgtgtgtgtgtgtgtgtgtgtgtgtgtgtgtgtgtgtgtgtgtgtgtgtgtgtgtgtgtgtgtgacggCCAAatgattttccaaaacagcaggtcagacttCAACATCAATTGTAGCCCTATTCACTCCTCACGTCCTCACCAACTCCAACACTCCTCAACTTCATTCACCCCTTGCCACTTCAGATCTTTATTGCACTCTGTTACTATCATGCCTCCTCATTCATCTCCCCAGCCATGAACAAACATCCACCCTCAGGAGCTCACAGTTGCAATGGAATCATTTTAAAACCACTAGAAACAATGAGGCTTTTCACAATCTAACAAAACACtgaattcaaaacacaatttgatctggaaatgaaacaaaaaaaatttctaaataaaaacaattaattttgtaaatgtctattAGGTTTGTTAAAAATGTGAAACCACCTGGATAGATTGGCAGGTAAATGGGTGAGGGGTTAGAGTAAAAGTCAGGTGAGTGTCGATGCCAATTTGATGGGGTTAGCAGTTCAGAGGGGTGGGTCAGGGTGAGTGTGGCAGTAAGTTGATGGGTGAGGGGAACAGGtggcagatagaacatagaacatagaacaatacagcgcagaacaggcccttcggccctcgatgttgtgccaacctgtgaactattctcagctcgtccccctacactatcccaaaaacatccatgtgtttatccaaggattgtttaaatctccctaatgtggctgagttgacgacattagcaggtagggcattccatgcccttatcacTCTCGGTTGGTGAAAGTGTAAAGGGGGTCCGGTAATCAGGGATTTAAGGTTGGATGGAGCAGTCTGCTGTCTGGGGCAGATATTTTGGGGGCTCGGGGTGTCTGGGGGAATGTTGGAGAGGGTGAAATCATCATAacgtggtgggggagggtggatTTGGGACCCTGGGAcagagcattgctgcctcacagcaccagggacctgagctcAATTCCATCTGGGATGGTGCGGGAAGTTCAGTTGAATGGTGTAGGCACAGAGTTTAGCTAGGGGTTGGGGAGAGAACTCAGGGATtggggaatggggttggggagagTTTGGGTGTTGggggattttagattagattacttacagtgtggaaacaggccctttggcccaacaagtccacaccgaccctccgaagagcaacccacccagacccattcccctacatttaccccttcacctaacactatgggcaatttagcatggccaattcacctgacctgcacatctttggactgtgggaggaaaccggagaatgcggaggaaacccacacagacactgggagaatgtgaaaactccacacagacagttaaccaagctaggaattgaacccaggtctctggagctgtgagacagcagtgctaaccaccgtgccgcctcttGGAGTTTGGATGTTGGGGGTGTTGGGTGTTGGGGTGTTTCGGTGTTGGGGGAGTTTGGGTGTCGGGGTGTTTGCGTGTCGGGGGATTTTGGGTGTTGGGGTGTTTGGGTGTTGGGGTGTTGAGGTGTTTGggtgtcaaaagccttctcctgctccaggctgatgaggcatcCACCTCCCTGTCCTGCATGTAGGCAATCATATCCCTGAGCAGCATGAAGCTCTCAGAGATCATCCTACCCGGAACAGCACAGGTCTGGTCGGGCTGAATCACTGATACCAGAGCAGAACTGACCCACTTGGCAATGTCCTTAAACAGGGCCAATTACGTCATGTATCCTgcgtacggtggctcagtggttagcactgctgcctcacagcaccgctacctcacagcaccagggacccgggttcgattcttgccttgggtgactgtgtgaagtttgcacattctccctatgtctgtgtgggtttcctgcaggtgctctggtttcctcccacaatccaaatacgcgtgggtcaggtgaattggctatgctaaattgcccatagtgttaggtgcattagtcagagagatgggttactcttcagagggtcggtgtggacttgttgggtcgaagggcttgtttccatactgtaggtaatatTAACTAAAATAGTGTAAAACTTTGTTAGGTATTAGTGAAAAAAGTCAACAAACCATGTTACAGCTGTTTCCCGAAAGAATTGGTGAGTATACATTCCACCAGTActgggggaggagggaggggacTAGGAGTCTGTAACATGGATGAGGGATCCTTCAGTAAACACTGGCACCTTCCCAAGGCTGGATTCTCAAGGCCCAGGAGGCCGTGTTCTATTTGAACACCAAATGGAATCACATTAAAACACGAGACGACTacgataaaataaataaaaagttagCGTAAACTGTGCTTGATCTTAGCCCCCGCCTGCTCTCAGAAAAGCACAACCTGAGGCGGTCGGCGGAAAGAAAAATAACTTCTTTCGGAGCATTCGCTCTTTAGAAAAAGTCAAGTAACGGTGTGGTATTACCGGAAAACTGAACCTGGACGCAATGTTGTTGATGAAAACACATACATCTGTGTAACTGAGAGTGGTTTAACTGGAGTATTTGACAAAACTGATTACATTGCAACACAACATGCTATTAAAGGCGATTCTCGAAGTGTTGGTGTCAGTTACATCCCACCAAACAAATGAgcacaccaaccccccccccccccccgtgtatATGTTGCTAACTGTCCGGTTCCGAGCACTTGCTGCCACTGACCTGCCTGAGAGCAGCAGGGACAAGCGGTCAATTGCGGTTTTGCCTTCCACCGCGTAGTTCTGCTCACGGGAGAGACTCGTCACCTCGGCATCGCAGCAGTTCACGATCTCCTTGTAGACACCGAGCGGCACATCGAGCGGCTGGAACATGGCTTTGTAAAGATTCGTGAAGTCTTCCTCGAAATTCACCTTCCTCAGCCGGTAACCAATGTGCGCCAGTTGGACCAAGCAGAACACAAAAAGTAACAGGCTCCACATAAAAATATCCACCCCGCAGGCATCGACCCAGCCCCAAAGAGACTGAATGAAAAACCCAACGCCCAAAAGACTGAACAGATAAACGAGACCAAAGAACCCACTGCCGCTCATGTAGCCCAGTGTAAACATGACATTGGCCAAGTGGTAAATGGCTCCTTCACTCCCATTTTTCAGAATCTTACATCCAGGACTATCGTACAAAATAGTCTCGATGAAACTTGAATTTTCCCGAAACATTTCTGCTCGAAAGGCAAACTTGGGAGAGCTTTCGGATTTTGAGTTAATCGTTGAAGAGCCTAACCAGGCAGGGAGAGAGCacaatgtgcgtgtgtgtgtgtgtacgcgtgtgcgcaaagagagagagagagaatttctctTGGCAACAGAGCTAAGTTGCAATGAAAAGGTTACCATGTTTGGAGTTGAAATCCAAGGAGCACTGAGCGGGAACAGATGGCACTTAACATAACTGTGACACACAGTTGATAAGATATTGTTTCCATCTTGAACATAACAGGCACCATAACGATACATATTCTTTGTATCAACCATAAAATTATTAGGAGAATATGCATACACTATACATCCTGCAGTTTACATTCTGCTGATCTGTACTTCAACTTAACCCTTAATATCCACAAGGATTTTCATCTTCTTTTCATTTTAACTCTCAATGACGTCTCTTCAAACAGGAAGGCTCCTGATAAACTCTCCTTCCCTACAACTAAAATTGTAAAGTTCAATAATCACTGCACTACCCTTTTTAAACGACTTTGTGTCAATACATTAGACGCAGTGTAGCCACTGAGGAGGATATAGTTCAACATCCACATCTCAAAGAAACTTTctttgtagaaacatagaaactagaaaCAGGAGTCGGTCATTCAGCCCTCAGAGCCTACTGCGCCATTCATTATCATCATGATTGAACATCCTGCTCAGtaccttgtttttcttttaattcattcacaagatgggAACATTGTAAGCTAGACCAGCATCTGTTGCCGTTCCTAATTggagcaattaagaatcaaccccattgctgtgcatctgcagTTACAcatggccagactgggtaaggacggcaggtttcttccctaaaggacattagtgaaccagatgggcttttctgacaacccacaatggtttcatggtgatcattaggctcttaatttcagatttttattgaattcgaattccacaatctgccacggcaggattcaaacctgggtgccCAGTACATTACctggtctctgcattaacagtctaGCGACAATACCACAAGGTCATCACCAACCCCCTTGATCACATTTTCtcctataccctttgatctctttagccctaagaactgtatcaaactgcttcttaaaaacattcagtgctttgacctcaaccactttctgtgacagagaattccacagactctggATGATGAAATTTTTCATCTCAGTACAAAATTGCTTACTGCATATCCTTAGAATTGTGAGATGTGagggacattggctaggccagcatttattgtgcatccctaaCTTGtcttgaga from Chiloscyllium plagiosum isolate BGI_BamShark_2017 unplaced genomic scaffold, ASM401019v2 scaf_13036, whole genome shotgun sequence includes the following:
- the LOC122548198 gene encoding popeye domain-containing protein 3-like, which produces MFRENSSFIETILYDSPGCKILKNGSEGAIYHLANVMFTLGYMSGSGFFGLVYLFSLLGVGFFIQSLWGWVDACGVDIFMWSLLLFVFCLVQLAHIGYRLRKVNFEEDFTNLYKAMFQPLDVPLGVYKEIVNCCDAEVTSLSREQNYAVEGKTAIDRLSLLLSGRSVAASARNRTVSNIYTGGGGGLVCSFVWWDVTDTNTSRIAFNSMLCCNVISFVKYSS